Within the Nocardioides aurantiacus genome, the region TGGGGGTGGCCTCGGGAGCCGGGTCGGGCGCGGCAGCGGCCGCGGTACCGGCCGCCGCGAACGGCATCGTCCACTGCTCCGGCGCCGGGGCCGGGCGGCTCCCGGTCCGGGCGGCGCGCGGCTCCTGGCCGGCCTGCAGCTGACCGACCCGGTCGCGGATCTCGCGCAGCGTCGGGCGCTCGTGGGGCTCCGTCGCCAGGCACGCCGTCAGCAGCCCCGCCACCGGCTCGGGCACCCCGGTCAGGTCGTGCTCGCCGCGGCGGACCCGGTCCATCACGCCCATCCACGGTCCCCCGCCGTACGGCGATCGGCCGGTCGCGGCGAAGACCAGGGTCGCCGCGAGGGCGTGGACGTCGGACGCGGCGGACGCGTCCTCGCCGTAGAGCACCTCGGGGGCGAGGTAGCCGGGCGTGCCCAGCAGCCACCCGGTGCGGGTCAGCCGCGGGTCGTCGGAGACCCGTGCCAGCCCGAAGTCGATGAGGACCGGCGAGCGTCCCTCCATCAGCACGTTGGTCGGCTTGACGTCGCGGTGCAGCACCCCGACGTCGTGGACCGCCTGCAGCGCCTCGGCCAGGCACGCGGTGGCGTGGAGCAGGTCGCGGCCCTGGACCGGACCCTCCTCGTCGACGTGGTGGTAGAGCGAGAGGCCGGGGACGTAGCGCGTCACGACGTAGGGCATCGGGCCGTCGGGGTCGGCGTCGATGATCTCGGCGATGCGCGGGCTGCGGATCCGGCGCAGCGAGCTGACCTCGAGCGCGAGCCGCTCGCGGGCCTCGCGGTCGCCGATGACGTGGGGACGCAGCACCTTCAGCGCCACCCGGCTGCCGTCGGGGGCCATCGCGAGGTGGACCACGCCCATGCCGCCCTCGCCGAGCTGGGCGAGCAGCCGGTAGGGACCGACGTGCTCCTCCGGTTCGTCCCGGCGTGCGCTGCTGGTCACCGGCACACGGTAGCCCGCGGCCCGGCGCCGGCCCCGTCGTCGGCGCCGGTGTCGTGACCTGCGCGACACCCGCGGCGACGCTCGACGTAGGCTCGGTCCTCATGACCACCGACGAGGGCACGACCGAGACTCCCGCCGAGGCCTCGGTCGGGAACCCGACCGGCACCGCCCGGCACCGCACCGCCCGCGTCAGCATCGACGTGTTGGCCGAGCCCGAGCGGATCTGGACCGCGCTGGTGCGCCCGATGAGCCTGGCCACCTGGCTGGGTCGCGTCGTGGAGGGCAACCCCGGCCCCGGCCCCGGCTTCGCGCTGGAGCACTCGCGCGGCCAGCGCTCGCGCCACACCGTGCGCCGCTGGGAGCGGCCCCGCCGCTTGGCGCTGACCTGGGACTTCCCCGACGAGCCGCGCAGCACCGTCGGCTTCGACCTCGAGGTGCTCCCCGAGGGCACCCGCGTCACGGTGGTTCACGAGGACCTCGACGACCCGGCGTCGTACGCCGCGGGTTGGCACCGCCACCTGCAGTACCTCGCCGCCCACGTCGACGGCGACGCGCTGCCGTGGGACGAGTTCTGGGACGGCTACGACGAGCTGCGGGCGGCGTACGCCGCGACGGCGTAGCGCCCCCTGCCCCCGGACACCTCCGGGGCCGACCCCGCGGTCACCCGCGGGTGGTTCAGACGACCCGGTGCATCCAGGCGAAGGTGTCCTCGGCGCGGCCGTACTGGATGTCGACCAGGTCCTGGCGGATCTCCAGGGTGAGCGGACCGGCCTCCTCGGTGGCCTGGCCGCTGACCTCGCCACCGTCCCAGCGCAGTGTGCCCACGGGCGTGACCACGGCGGCCGTCCCGCAGGCGAAGACCTCGGTGATCTCGCCCGACGCGACACCCTCGCGCCACTCGTCGATGGCGAACTTGCGCTCCTCGACCCGGTGGCCCTTCTTCTGGGCCAGCTCGATGATGGCCGAGCGCGTGATGCCCTCGAGGATCGTGCCGGTCTCGGGGGTGACGACGTGACCGTCGGCGTGGACGAAGTACAGGTTCATGCCGCCGAGCTCCTCGACGTACTTCCCCTCCGCGGCGTCGAGGAAGACGACCTGGTCGCAGTCGTGCGCGCTGGCCTCCTGCTGCGCCACCAGCGAGCTGGCGTAGTTGCCGCCGGTCTTGGCCGCACCCATCCCGCCGCGGCCGGCACGGGTGTAGTCCTCGGTCAGCCACAGCGACAGCGGCTTCACGCCGCCCTTGAAGTAGGCCCCGGCCGGCGAGGCGATGACCATGAACGTCACGTGCTGCGAGGGCCGCACGCCGAGGAACGCCTCGGAGGCGAACATGAACGGCCGCAGGTAGAGGCTCTTCTCGCCGGTGCCCTCCGGCACCCAGCGTCGGTCGGCCTCGACCAGCGCGTCGACGCAGCGCACGAAGTCCTCGGGATCGAGCACCGGCAGCGCCAGCCGGTGGCTCGAGCGCGCCATCCGCGCGGCGTTCTCGCCGGGACGGAAGGTCCAGACCGACCCGTCGTCGTGACGGTAGGCCTTCATGCCCTCGAAGATCTCCTGGGCGTAGTGCAGCACCGCGGTCGCCGGGTCCAGGCTGAGCGGGCCGTACGCCGTCACCCGCGCGTCGTGCCAGCCCTGCTCCGGGGTCCACTCCACCGTCAGCATGTGGTCGGTGAAGTGGGTGCCGAACCCCGGGTTGGCCAGGATCTCGGCCAGCTCGGCGTCGCTGCGCGGGGAGGTCGACGTCGTGACGGAGATGTCGAGGGTCATGGGGGCACGGTATCTCTCGGGTCGGGGCTGTCCGGGTGGGGTCGTCGGGCCGCCCTGCCGGCCTCAGCCGGCGACGCGGGCGGCGACCGAGTCGCCGACCTCGGCGGTGACGACCGGGGCGCCCGGGGTGCGGGCGGCGAGCTCCTCGACGACGGCGCGTTCGACCGCGGCGGCCGCGTCGTCGAGGCCGAGGTGCTCGAGCAGCAGCGCTCCGGAGAGGATCGCGGCGACCGGGTCGGCCGTGCCCTGGCCCGCGATGTCGGGCGCCGAGCCGTGGACCGGCTCGAACATCGACGGGGTGGTGCGGTCGGGGTTGACGTTGCCGCTCGCGGCCAGGCCGATGCCGCCGGTGATCGCGGCGGCGAGGTCGGTGACGATGTCACCGAAGAGGTTGTCGGTGACGAGGACGTCGAAGCGCGAGGGGTTCGTGACGAGGTGGATCATCGTCGCGTCCACGTGCATGTAGTCGACCGTGACGTCGGGGAACTCCGGCGCGACCTCCTGCACGAGCCGCCACCACACCGCGCCGGCGTGGACGAGCACGTTGGTCTTGTGGACCAGGGTGAGCTTGCGGCGACGCTTCTGGGCGCGGGCGAAGGCGTCGCGGACGACGCGCTCGACACCGAAGGCGGTGTTGACCGAGACCTCGGTGGCGACCTCGGCCGGGGTGCCGACGCGCAGGGCGCCGCCGTTGCCGGTGTAGGGACCTTCGGTGCCCTCGCGGACGACCACGAAGTCGACCTCGCCCGGATCGGCCAGGGGTGAGGCCGCACCGGGGAAGATGCGCGAGGGGCGCAGGTTGACGTAGTGGTCGAGCTCGAAGCGCAGCCGCAGCAGCAGGCCGCGCTCGAGGAGGCCGGGCGGGAGGTTCGGGTCTCCCGGCTTCCCCCCGACGGCGCCGAGGAGGATCGCGTCGTGGGCGCGTACCTCCTCGAGCACCGTGTCGGGCAGCACCTCGCCGGTGGCGAGGTAGCGCTCGGCGCCGAGGTCGTAGCGGGTGGGCTCGAACTTCACGCCGGTGGGCGTGGCCTCGAGCACCTTCAGGGCCTCGGCGGTCACCTCGGGCCCGATCCCGTCGCCGGGGATGACGGCGAGCTGGACGGAGCGGGAGGCGTCGGGGGTCACGGGGGCATCGGGCATGCGGGCGATGCTAGTTGTCGTCGGGCCGCTGCCCGCCGCCGTCCCGCAGGTCGAGCGCGGTCTGGAGGGCCCGGTAGGTGGGGCTCTCGGGGTTGTTCTTGGCGGGTCCCCACTCGGGGTAGAGGTCGTACATCGTCGTGTCTCCTGGTTCGCGGATCGGATGTGGATCGACGCGAGGGAGGTGGACGGTCTCGACAACCACGGATCACGCGGAGGAGGCCCGTCCGGCGAGAGGTGAGGGGTGGACGTCTCTGTCTCGCTCGCGGAGAGGGTGACAGGCCGTCAGTGGCGTGTGCGTACGCCGGACTCCGCGGCGAGGTGGCCCGTCAGTCAGGCCCCGCCACGGCAGCGAATAAGTACGCACTGGTTCCGCATGGTCGGACCAGCCTGACCCCGCTCGTCCGCGGTGACCACCCCTCGGATGATCCGTCCCACTGAGTGAGACGGATTCTCGCCACCGGGGCCGGTGGCCACGATTTGCGAGACTGGTCACATGAGTGCCCCACCCGACCTGCCGCCGATCGTGTCCCGGGCCTTCGACGTCTCCCGGCGGGCCGGCTACGTGTCCTTCTGCCGCAACGAGACCGGCCGCCTGCTCGCGGCGCTCGCCGCCACCCGCAGCGGGATCATGGCCGAGTTCGGCACCGGCTGCGGGGTCGGCACGGCCTGGCTGCGGTCGGGCGTGCGCCCCGGCGCCCACATCCTCTCCGCCGAGCTCGACCCCACGCTCGCCACCGCGGCGCAGGACATCTTCACCGACGACCCGCAGGTCGAGGTCCTGGCCGCCGACTGGTCGACGCTGCGCAACAAGGGCCCCT harbors:
- a CDS encoding branched-chain amino acid aminotransferase, with protein sequence MTLDISVTTSTSPRSDAELAEILANPGFGTHFTDHMLTVEWTPEQGWHDARVTAYGPLSLDPATAVLHYAQEIFEGMKAYRHDDGSVWTFRPGENAARMARSSHRLALPVLDPEDFVRCVDALVEADRRWVPEGTGEKSLYLRPFMFASEAFLGVRPSQHVTFMVIASPAGAYFKGGVKPLSLWLTEDYTRAGRGGMGAAKTGGNYASSLVAQQEASAHDCDQVVFLDAAEGKYVEELGGMNLYFVHADGHVVTPETGTILEGITRSAIIELAQKKGHRVEERKFAIDEWREGVASGEITEVFACGTAAVVTPVGTLRWDGGEVSGQATEEAGPLTLEIRQDLVDIQYGRAEDTFAWMHRVV
- a CDS encoding O-methyltransferase, producing the protein MSAPPDLPPIVSRAFDVSRRAGYVSFCRNETGRLLAALAATRSGIMAEFGTGCGVGTAWLRSGVRPGAHILSAELDPTLATAAQDIFTDDPQVEVLAADWSTLRNKGPYSLLFLDPSVPEDASAEAVADLVEPGGIVVLDDFTPCEFWPPITGGRVDVLRETWLTDERFTAVEVMVAPDAAVLLATRR
- a CDS encoding SRPBCC domain-containing protein — protein: MTTDEGTTETPAEASVGNPTGTARHRTARVSIDVLAEPERIWTALVRPMSLATWLGRVVEGNPGPGPGFALEHSRGQRSRHTVRRWERPRRLALTWDFPDEPRSTVGFDLEVLPEGTRVTVVHEDLDDPASYAAGWHRHLQYLAAHVDGDALPWDEFWDGYDELRAAYAATA
- a CDS encoding 3-isopropylmalate dehydrogenase, with the translated sequence MPDAPVTPDASRSVQLAVIPGDGIGPEVTAEALKVLEATPTGVKFEPTRYDLGAERYLATGEVLPDTVLEEVRAHDAILLGAVGGKPGDPNLPPGLLERGLLLRLRFELDHYVNLRPSRIFPGAASPLADPGEVDFVVVREGTEGPYTGNGGALRVGTPAEVATEVSVNTAFGVERVVRDAFARAQKRRRKLTLVHKTNVLVHAGAVWWRLVQEVAPEFPDVTVDYMHVDATMIHLVTNPSRFDVLVTDNLFGDIVTDLAAAITGGIGLAASGNVNPDRTTPSMFEPVHGSAPDIAGQGTADPVAAILSGALLLEHLGLDDAAAAVERAVVEELAARTPGAPVVTAEVGDSVAARVAG
- a CDS encoding serine/threonine-protein kinase, which translates into the protein MTSSARRDEPEEHVGPYRLLAQLGEGGMGVVHLAMAPDGSRVALKVLRPHVIGDREARERLALEVSSLRRIRSPRIAEIIDADPDGPMPYVVTRYVPGLSLYHHVDEEGPVQGRDLLHATACLAEALQAVHDVGVLHRDVKPTNVLMEGRSPVLIDFGLARVSDDPRLTRTGWLLGTPGYLAPEVLYGEDASAASDVHALAATLVFAATGRSPYGGGPWMGVMDRVRRGEHDLTGVPEPVAGLLTACLATEPHERPTLREIRDRVGQLQAGQEPRAARTGSRPAPAPEQWTMPFAAAGTAAAAAPDPAPEATPTGAPAAGHAAAPVAASYADPATTEIPAYREATPYQEPPAARPEAATQVLAPARPTPTSPPTTSPPTTSAPTTSVPQTDPTRATPLPAGPPPWLAPTPREASRPQRLLQLVGLGALAGSVVAYAPYLGTALVGLVVLVLRTASVTRQRHERRRRLRGRERWWDVPASVVASPGYAAVALVGAVSGVVVAAVVALAAFSVGYLLQQPLSTCLVLAGVGFVPTLWWGPGSQRLRETTRATVTRTARTEFVGWFVGVMALLGAAVVLGLLFSGGPNWAPGVGAPWR